One Methylobacterium oryzae DNA window includes the following coding sequences:
- a CDS encoding MFS transporter: MPACDATDPAALRGSDDRTATQQRLSTRLLFLIVGIANATWAPLVPLVKDRAGLDAAGLGLLLLTFGVGSILAMPSAGAAAARLGFRPVLLAGTLAIGLALPVLAVGSGLVPLTGALLLFGAGMGAVDCVMNLQAVAVERAAGRPMMSGFHGLYSLGCILGALLASVLMGTGLGAGWSVLILVAGIVALFAAAWPGILPAGGTGGSGGPAFALPRGPVLVLGLLCFVVFLTEGSALDWSAVFLIQQRGLDPAWAALGYASFSVTMTAGRLGGDAIVARLGRRPVVILGGLLAAAGLALSVVILAWEAALAGYALVGAGCANIVPVLFTAAGRQTAMPARVAVPAVTTLGYAGVLAGPALIGFAAQALGLPASLLIVAALLLGVAAAGRSLRV; the protein is encoded by the coding sequence ATGCCAGCATGCGACGCGACCGATCCGGCCGCCCTCCGCGGTTCCGACGACCGCACGGCCACCCAGCAGCGCCTGTCCACGCGGCTGCTGTTCCTGATCGTGGGCATCGCCAACGCCACCTGGGCGCCCCTGGTGCCGCTGGTGAAGGACCGCGCCGGCCTCGACGCGGCGGGGCTCGGCCTGCTGCTCCTCACCTTCGGCGTCGGCTCGATCCTGGCGATGCCGAGCGCCGGGGCCGCGGCCGCGCGGCTCGGCTTCCGGCCGGTCCTGCTCGCCGGCACGCTCGCGATCGGCCTCGCCCTGCCGGTGCTGGCCGTGGGCTCCGGGCTCGTGCCGCTCACCGGGGCGCTGCTGCTGTTCGGGGCCGGGATGGGGGCGGTGGACTGCGTCATGAACCTGCAGGCCGTCGCGGTGGAGCGCGCCGCCGGGCGCCCGATGATGTCGGGCTTCCACGGCCTCTACAGCCTCGGCTGCATCCTGGGGGCGCTGCTGGCCAGCGTCCTGATGGGCACCGGCCTGGGCGCCGGCTGGAGCGTGCTGATCCTGGTCGCCGGCATCGTGGCCCTGTTCGCGGCCGCCTGGCCGGGCATCCTTCCGGCCGGCGGGACAGGGGGAAGCGGCGGGCCCGCCTTCGCGCTGCCCCGCGGCCCGGTGCTGGTACTGGGCCTGCTCTGCTTCGTGGTGTTCCTGACCGAGGGCTCGGCCCTCGACTGGAGCGCGGTGTTCCTGATCCAGCAGCGCGGGCTCGATCCGGCCTGGGCGGCGCTCGGCTACGCCTCCTTCTCGGTCACCATGACGGCCGGCCGGCTCGGCGGGGATGCGATCGTGGCCCGCCTCGGCCGGCGGCCCGTGGTGATCCTCGGCGGCCTGCTGGCGGCGGCCGGCCTCGCGCTCTCGGTCGTCATCCTGGCCTGGGAGGCGGCGCTCGCCGGCTACGCCCTGGTCGGGGCGGGCTGCGCCAACATCGTCCCGGTCCTGTTCACGGCGGCGGGGCGCCAGACCGCGATGCCCGCGCGCGTGGCGGTGCCGGCGGTGACGACGCTGGGCTATGCCGGGGTGCTGGCGGGGCCCGCGCTGATCGGCTTCGCCGCGCAGGCGCTCGGCCTGCCCGCGTCCCTGCTGATCGTGGCGGCGCTGCTCCTCGGCGTGGCGGCGGCCGGCCGGTCCCTGCGGGTGTGA
- a CDS encoding cupin domain-containing protein, whose translation MADAAGTGLFDVTALAAGLPDSAETLLVDTFLTDREAASARVFRIYRPTPPHYHATCDEYLYCLSGRGRVWLGDPAAETAFGPGQLLFFEKGTVHAMPVLEPGDPVVFLSIDTPRRAPTDIVFVNPEDGTPATFMARNAEA comes from the coding sequence ATGGCGGACGCGGCGGGGACCGGCCTCTTCGACGTGACGGCGCTGGCGGCGGGTCTGCCCGACAGCGCCGAGACCCTCCTGGTCGACACCTTCCTGACCGACCGGGAGGCGGCGAGCGCCCGGGTGTTCCGGATCTACCGGCCGACCCCGCCGCACTATCACGCCACCTGCGACGAGTACCTCTACTGCCTCTCGGGCCGGGGCCGGGTCTGGCTGGGCGATCCGGCCGCCGAGACGGCGTTCGGCCCGGGCCAGCTCCTGTTCTTCGAGAAGGGCACGGTCCACGCGATGCCGGTGCTCGAGCCCGGGGACCCGGTGGTGTTCCTGTCGATCGACACGCCCCGGCGGGCGCCGACCGACATCGTCTTCGTGAACCCGGAGGACGGGACGCCCGCCACCTTCATGGCGCGCAACGCCGAGGCGTGA
- a CDS encoding zinc-binding alcohol dehydrogenase family protein, which translates to MRAVGYRKSLPITDPEALVDLDLPQPEPGPRDLLVKVEAVSVNPVDTKVRRRAEPEEGGTKVLGWDAAGTVVAAGAEVQGFAAGDAVFYAGDLTRPGTNAEYHCVDARIVGHKPESLDWAQAAALPLTAITAWETLFDRLDVDKPVPGAAPAILIVGGAGGVGSVAIQLARELTDLTVIATASRPETAAWCRDLGAHHVVDHSRSLAAEVAALGIGAPGLVFSTTNTDAHLAAIVELIAPQGRLALIDDPERLDVGLLKRKSLSLHWEFMFTRSMFATADIAAQGALLDEISRLVDSRRLRTTLGEHYGRIDAANLRRAHALVESGRARGKIVLEGFSD; encoded by the coding sequence ATGCGCGCCGTCGGCTACCGCAAGTCCCTGCCGATCACCGATCCCGAGGCCCTGGTCGACCTCGACCTGCCCCAGCCCGAGCCCGGCCCGCGCGACCTGCTGGTGAAGGTCGAGGCGGTCTCGGTGAACCCGGTCGACACCAAGGTCCGGCGGCGGGCCGAGCCGGAGGAAGGCGGCACCAAGGTGCTCGGCTGGGACGCGGCCGGCACCGTCGTCGCCGCCGGCGCGGAGGTCCAGGGTTTCGCCGCGGGCGACGCGGTGTTCTACGCGGGCGACCTCACCCGGCCGGGGACGAACGCCGAATACCATTGCGTCGATGCCCGCATCGTCGGGCACAAGCCGGAGAGCCTCGACTGGGCGCAGGCCGCCGCCCTGCCGCTCACCGCGATCACCGCCTGGGAGACCCTGTTCGACCGGCTCGACGTGGACAAGCCGGTGCCGGGCGCGGCCCCGGCGATCCTGATCGTCGGCGGCGCGGGGGGCGTCGGCTCGGTGGCGATCCAGCTCGCCCGGGAACTCACCGACCTCACCGTGATCGCCACCGCGTCGCGGCCTGAGACGGCGGCCTGGTGCCGCGACCTCGGCGCCCACCACGTGGTCGACCATTCCAGATCCCTGGCGGCGGAGGTGGCGGCCCTGGGGATCGGCGCGCCGGGTCTCGTCTTCTCCACGACCAACACCGACGCCCACCTCGCCGCGATCGTGGAGCTGATCGCCCCGCAGGGCCGCCTCGCCCTGATCGACGATCCGGAGCGCCTCGACGTCGGGCTCCTCAAGCGCAAGAGCCTGTCGCTGCACTGGGAGTTCATGTTCACCCGCTCGATGTTCGCCACCGCCGACATCGCCGCCCAGGGGGCGCTCCTCGACGAGATATCCCGCCTCGTTGATTCCAGGCGCCTGCGCACCACCCTGGGGGAGCATTACGGGCGGATCGACGCCGCGAACCTGCGGCGCGCCCACGCGCTGGTCGAGAGCGGGCGCGCCAGGGGGAAGATCGTGCTCGAAGGGTTTTCCGATTGA